The following coding sequences are from one Virgibacillus necropolis window:
- the purD gene encoding phosphoribosylamine--glycine ligase: MNVLVIGKGGREHSIIMKLAESEHVTNLYAAPGNGGIAQHATCIDSNETDIDKLIDFARSNQIDLTVVGPENPLLDGIADRFQAEDLKVFAPTKEAALLEGSKSFAKEFMEKYDIPTAGYATFTDPEAAKNHIKEKGAPIVIKADGLAAGKGVVVAETLEDALGAVDSMLVAKEFADAGETIVIEECLVGKEFSLMAFVHEGNVYPMIPARDHKRAFDNDEGPNTGGMGAYAPVEDITSDIMAYTTREVLKKTADGMMAEGRPFTGILYAGLMQTEDGPRVIEFNTRFGDPETQVVLPLLQNDLLHVFLDVLDGKDPQLQWEDRVALGVVVASEGYPGSYNKGVRIPEFQQEKNSYIIHAGTKIASNNLVSDGGRVLLVGAKESSIGEAKDLVYRTLGTLNDTEGFFYRKDIGEQS, from the coding sequence ATGAACGTACTAGTAATCGGAAAAGGTGGACGTGAACATAGTATTATCATGAAGTTGGCAGAGAGCGAGCATGTTACGAATCTTTATGCTGCCCCGGGAAATGGTGGGATTGCACAACATGCAACTTGTATTGATAGTAATGAGACGGATATAGATAAATTGATAGATTTTGCTAGGTCGAACCAAATAGACTTAACTGTTGTCGGACCTGAAAATCCATTACTAGATGGAATTGCTGACCGTTTCCAAGCGGAGGATTTGAAAGTTTTTGCCCCAACAAAGGAAGCAGCTCTCTTGGAAGGATCGAAAAGTTTTGCTAAAGAGTTTATGGAGAAATATGATATTCCTACTGCAGGCTATGCAACATTTACTGATCCCGAAGCAGCAAAAAATCATATCAAGGAAAAGGGTGCTCCAATCGTGATTAAAGCGGATGGACTTGCTGCTGGAAAAGGTGTTGTCGTCGCTGAAACTTTAGAAGATGCATTAGGGGCAGTCGATTCTATGCTAGTTGCCAAGGAGTTTGCTGATGCTGGTGAAACGATTGTGATCGAGGAATGTTTGGTAGGAAAAGAGTTTTCATTAATGGCATTTGTGCATGAAGGAAATGTCTATCCAATGATTCCAGCACGAGATCACAAACGTGCATTTGATAATGATGAAGGCCCAAATACTGGGGGGATGGGTGCGTACGCTCCAGTTGAAGATATTACTTCAGATATAATGGCCTATACGACACGTGAAGTATTGAAAAAAACAGCGGATGGGATGATGGCGGAAGGACGTCCATTTACTGGTATCTTATATGCTGGATTAATGCAAACAGAAGACGGACCAAGAGTGATAGAATTCAATACACGCTTTGGTGACCCGGAAACTCAAGTTGTTTTGCCGCTTTTACAAAATGACTTGTTGCACGTATTCCTTGATGTATTAGATGGAAAAGATCCACAACTTCAATGGGAAGATCGTGTTGCATTAGGTGTAGTTGTTGCATCAGAAGGTTATCCAGGTTCATATAATAAAGGTGTACGGATACCAGAATTTCAGCAAGAAAAAAATTCCTACATTATTCATGCAGGTACTAAAATCGCCTCCAATAATCTAGTTTCAGACGGAGGACGTGTTTTATTGGTCGGCGCGAAGGAATCGAGCATTGGTGAAGCCAAGGATTTGGTCTATCGTACACTAGGAACGCTAAATGATACAGAAGGGTTTTTCTACCGAAAAGATATTGGTGAACAGAGTTAA